In the Chitinivibrionales bacterium genome, one interval contains:
- a CDS encoding HAD hydrolase-like protein, whose amino-acid sequence MYGLIFDVDGVIADTEAVNAAASIRVFADLFGIHDVKREDFEAGLGRGAEEYMKAAGRVHGLDLTDEQVARSTQVRQENFLAMLKEKPLPPFPGVVELMSAALDSDNFKVAIAT is encoded by the coding sequence ATGTACGGTCTCATTTTCGATGTCGATGGTGTCATTGCCGACACCGAAGCGGTCAATGCCGCAGCATCAATTAGAGTGTTTGCCGACCTGTTCGGCATTCATGATGTAAAACGGGAGGATTTCGAAGCCGGTCTGGGCCGCGGGGCCGAAGAGTATATGAAAGCCGCGGGACGGGTTCATGGGCTGGATTTGACTGATGAACAGGTTGCCCGATCCACACAAGTCCGTCAGGAAAATTTCCTCGCCATGCTCAAAGAAAAGCCACTTCCCCCGTTTCCCGGGGTGGTGGAGCTTATGAGTGCCGCATTGGATAGCGATAATTTCAAAGTAGCCATTGCAACCAG
- a CDS encoding DUF1593 domain-containing protein, whose translation MSGKISSILMLILIIGLHFTALSDRPRILVETDLGGDADDQASLVRFLLYTNEIDLEGIILSRSNSQFQSDGAADNPSGATMTMEMAHDYIGAYGDVLANLRVHDPSYPSVNDLKALTVSGHDNNGSAGKDLIVNVLKQSDSSPLWYTNWGANDGSVSSLKKALDAIQNGDEPELSYNDAMAGLYYVEVYKQNHIGNTHRSNCAFYMDTFWPDMDGGRWYHRFNDIVGIESWLHSNAGNTLCDNYYTTDKEGDTPTFLHLFANGINVPGKPFWGSWAGRYGWNSDYDMWWCDQRDAWDGTTNRDNTMRRFEAAIENDFKARAKWCDHSSYDSGNHHPVPAVNDETGLEPLFLPVTGGGVVELDASASTDPDGDDLSYRWIHYPEISSGGTPTISDTTASVVIITAPDSFGDGDTIHVYCEITDNGSISLTRYKRVVLYYGESTPVANAHLFGKQLQQVHVSMRNGRMYFDTPVEGELSLFDCRGVLWKNIRCGNICTAVDLSMVSGRTAVIRFTDRTGKVSQYKLIVP comes from the coding sequence ATGTCCGGAAAAATATCATCGATTCTTATGCTTATTCTGATAATCGGGCTGCATTTCACTGCATTGAGCGACCGACCTCGTATCCTTGTCGAGACCGACCTCGGTGGTGATGCCGACGATCAGGCATCGCTGGTACGGTTTCTTCTGTATACAAACGAGATCGACCTTGAAGGAATCATTCTCAGCCGCTCCAACAGTCAATTTCAGTCCGATGGGGCTGCCGATAACCCCTCGGGTGCGACAATGACAATGGAAATGGCGCATGACTATATCGGCGCCTATGGTGATGTGCTGGCCAACCTTCGCGTGCATGACCCGTCGTATCCCTCGGTAAACGACCTGAAAGCGCTCACTGTTTCCGGACACGATAACAACGGTTCGGCGGGCAAAGACCTTATTGTCAACGTGCTGAAACAAAGCGATTCCAGTCCGCTGTGGTACACTAACTGGGGTGCCAATGACGGCAGTGTCAGCAGTCTGAAAAAAGCGCTCGATGCCATACAGAACGGCGATGAACCCGAGTTATCGTACAACGATGCCATGGCCGGATTATACTATGTCGAGGTTTACAAACAGAACCATATCGGGAATACGCATCGAAGTAACTGCGCATTCTATATGGATACATTCTGGCCCGACATGGATGGCGGCAGGTGGTATCACCGGTTTAACGATATTGTGGGCATAGAAAGCTGGCTTCACAGCAATGCCGGAAATACACTCTGCGATAACTACTATACCACCGACAAAGAAGGCGATACGCCGACATTTCTGCACCTGTTCGCCAATGGGATCAATGTTCCGGGCAAACCATTCTGGGGAAGTTGGGCCGGACGGTATGGATGGAACAGTGATTATGACATGTGGTGGTGCGATCAGCGGGATGCATGGGACGGCACGACAAATCGCGACAATACCATGCGACGGTTCGAGGCCGCTATCGAAAATGATTTCAAAGCACGGGCAAAGTGGTGTGATCATTCCTCTTATGATTCGGGAAATCATCACCCGGTGCCGGCTGTCAACGATGAAACCGGTTTAGAACCGCTTTTCCTTCCCGTTACCGGCGGGGGAGTGGTTGAGCTCGATGCATCGGCGTCGACCGACCCGGATGGCGATGACCTGTCGTATCGATGGATCCATTACCCGGAAATCAGCTCGGGAGGAACGCCAACGATATCAGATACTACGGCTTCTGTTGTAATCATTACCGCACCGGACAGTTTCGGCGATGGGGATACAATCCATGTATACTGCGAGATTACCGATAATGGATCGATTTCTTTGACAAGGTATAAAAGAGTCGTGTTGTATTATGGTGAGTCGACGCCGGTTGCGAATGCTCACTTATTCGGAAAACAATTACAGCAGGTGCATGTGTCTATGCGGAACGGAAGAATGTATTTCGATACCCCGGTTGAGGGAGAGCTTTCTCTTTTCGATTGTCGGGGTGTGCTGTGGAAGAATATCCGGTGCGGGAATATATGTACTGCAGTTGACCTGTCGATGGTTTCCGGGAGAACTGCAGTGATTCGTTTCACCGACAGGACCGGCAAGGTGAGTCAGTATAAATTAATCGTTCCTTGA